The sequence ctcctgtcagacaTCAAACAGATAAAccatgacttttaaaagacatctgaaggcagccctttacagggtagtttttaatgtttgaggttttatcttgtttttaataaCTGCCCAGAGTGGGGCAACCCCTTCAGATGAGCAGCATATAAACACTAAAATtgccatcatcattattatttgttcAAGTTGACCCCGGAGTGTGAACACGGCTCAAAATGCGCAGCCTGGAAGACTCGAAGCGCTGCAGCCGCAAACCCCTTCAGTGCCAGCGAGAGGCGTGTGTGGCTTTGGGTGGCAGGAGGGGCTCCTCTGGCTCTGTTTCTCAGTCTGGGGGTTCCCCCCGCGTGCCCCCTCTCTCTTGGCAGGCTGTCCGCCGGCCTCCTGCGCCAGGCCACCTACACCACCACCCGGCTGGGCATCTACACCATCCTCTTTGAGAAGCTCACCTCCTCCGACGGGACGCCCCCCAACTTCTTCATGAAGGCCGTGATCGGGATGACGGCGGGCGCCATTGGGGCCTTTGTGGGCACGCCTGCCGAGGTGGCGCTCATCCGCATGACGGCCGATGGCAGGTGGGTAGGGGAGACCCCTTGGTGCATTGGCAGGGGGCCTTGTGCTGGCGGTGAAATGCAGACCGGTTCTCTTTTCTGTTTgggcagataccgtatttttcactctataagacataccttttcccctccaaaaattaaggggaaatgtgtgtgcatcctagggagcgaatgcaggctccttggcttcagcgatagcaatgcgaagcctccgaagcacagagggagagctccctccgcactccggaggctttgcgttgcttttgctgaagccacctgaagcccccagagcgcagcaggaactcccgctgtgctctgggggcttcaggcagctatccgcaagcctttggagcgcagcaggagttcccgctgcgctccgaaggcttgcggatagctgcctggaGAGTGAGGGGGTCGGTGaacaccgatccctctcgctctccaggcttcacttcgctggagaggcgctgcacagttttccctctctgcacaacgccccttcagcaaagcggaaggagaaatggaaggggctccgtttctcctgccgcttcgctgaaggggcactgagcagagagggggagaatttttttcccctgttctccccctcctatggtccggtgcgtcctatagagcgaaaaattacggtaatttttattttgtacatAAAACAAGAGAGAACGGTTAGAACACCAGGTAAACATTGGAAGATAAGAAACAAACATAGAAGACTGGCAGGTAGAATGAGTTCAGGGTTGAAATAACCAGAGTCCGAGTAAAGACTGTCGGCGTTCTCCGATCCAGTCTTGCTCCAGAGACAGGTGCCAGGGTTCTGACGATGGTTTTGCTCTTTAGGTCCTAAAAGAATGCCAAATCACATTGAAAGTGTCTGGAGGTTTTGATCCTTGTATCTTTATCTGTAAATTTCTTCTTTCTATAGCACCAAGCTTCCAGTGTAAGATTTGGGGCTGTTTCCCTTTGAGTTGCAACTATAATTTGTGCTGTCAAGAATAGAAGACCAATTCTTTGGACAATATATCCACATTGGTATCACCGAAAATACTCAGCAACTTTAATTTTGGGTAGCAAGCGGTAACTCCTTTAGTAATATTTATCGTTTCTCTTGAAACCGGATCCCCGAAACCTTGCAGCGACTTACTTTCCTGCCACTAACGTGCCAAGTTTTCTGCAGTCCCTCCAGCAATTAGGAAGAAAACATTTTTGACATTTGAGGAGTGTTACTGTCTGTGTGCTGATTTCAAGGCGTTTGCCCTAAGAAAGCTGGAAACAGTCCAGCTGTTTCCAAGCAAAGAATGTTATCTGAGGATCGAGTCCGGTCCCGGATTTGGCCGGCTCATCTTGGAAACGAAGGCTCCTCCGCCGTGCATGTGATAAAGGAATGCCAAAAATGCAGACTGGTTCTGGTTGGGAAGATCTGGGCCTGTTCCTCTCTCTCACGtcttctctcttccttcttcttttttcctctgtTCCAGGTTGCCTCCTGACCAAAGGAGGGGCTACACAAACGTCTTCAACGCGCTTCTGCGGATAACCCGCGAGGAGGGGGTTCCCACGCTCTGGAGGGTACGGCCCTTTAGGAAGAGGGGTGGGCTCAGGGGGAAAGTTTCAACTCTGCCCTTGCGATTGCTCAAGTCTCACccaacaaggagggtctggccTCTTCTGCCATTTAATGAGTTTATTACAGCAGAGGAAATGGGCTCTCATTCATTTGCAAGTATGCACAGAGGGGAGCTTGAGAATTCCTCTTTTTGCCTGGCTATCTGATGCCGATAACGGAATGGAAAGAAAACCCTTCCTGCTTTCTGTATTAAAGCACTCTTGAAATGCGACTTCCCTTGCTGGCTCACCTGCCTTGGCCAGGTACAGGGCGACCTCTGTTCTTGAATCGCTCCGTTCCCGAACGTTTCGGCTACTGAACATCGAAAACCTGGAAGCaaatgttccggttttcgaacgtgcctcggaacccgaacgtccaacacggcttctGATCTGCAAAAAGCCTAGCTGCCAAAGAAGCCTCGGaattcaaacatttcggaagtcgaacgtccttctggaacggattatgtttgacttccgaggttcCGCCGTATCGGGAGGGGGCTGTTCTTGCTGCCTCTCCTCCTCTCGTCTCCCCCATTGCATTTCCCAAGTGTATTTCTCCCTTAGCTATGTGCCCTTCTTTAAACTTTCTTGGGGGCGAAATGAGGAAGGGGGATCTCCCTGTCAGGCCTGGAAAAACAGCTTGCTCTCGCTTTAATTCTGGGCTCTGCTAAGTGGTCTCCTCGCCCCAAAACACAGACCTGTGTTTTGTGCCTCTGGATGAAACAGAGCCCAGCCTCTGCCAGGGCAAGGGGTTTCCTCCCGCTGATCTCCAGCGTCCATTTTAAGAGAGCAGCTCTGGGGGTCTGGGCGGGTTTGAGGTCGCTGCAGCCAGGATAGTCTCTCTGCAAAAAGATAAACCATCGAAGAGGGTCCTGCGGCGCCTTAGACTCCTTTCTGGGTTCCCATCCCTCTGGCCTGGCCCTGGACACAAGGATGGCCTCAGCCACCCAGCCTCCACCTTTTGCCCCTTCTCGGGGCTGCCAACCCAGGAGGGGAAGAGCCACAGCTCAGCCGGCTCCGGGTTCAATCTCTTAACGGCACCTGCTGACTGAGATGTTTattccctgaaaccctggagagcctctactGCTGCTGAtcagtgtaaaaaggtaaagggacccctgaccatgaggtccagtcgtggccgattctggggttgcgcactcatctcgctttattggccaagggagccggcatacagcttccgggtcatgtggccagcatgactaagccgcttctggcaaaccagagcagcgcacggaaacgccgtttaccttcccgccacagtggtacctatttatctacttgcactttgatgtgctttcaaactgctacgtgggcaggagcagggaccgagcaatgggagctcaccccgtcgcggggattcgaaccgccgaccttgtgaatggcaagcccgaggctctgtggtttaactcacagcgccacccgcgtcccggctggtcagtgtagacagcactgatcTAGACGGACCCAGTGGTCTGGCTGGTCTGCGCTCTGCCCTTCGTGGCCGCTGATCTGAGCAGCTGCTCCTTCACCGCGAGGCGAgagcccctctcccctccttgagGGGAGCTTCTGGTGCCCCCAGCCCCTAATGGCttttctcctccatcccacaGGGCTGCGTCCCCACCATGGCCAGAGCCGTCGTCGTCAACGCAGCCCAGCTGGCCTCCTATTCCCAGTCCAAGCAGTTCCTCCTCGATTCGGGTAAGCGGCGTCCCAGTGGGGGGCGAGGAAGGCCTGGAGGGGTCTCTGTCCTCTCGGCCAGCCCAGTCAGGCCCCTGCAAGCTCTGCCGCCCTCTTTCCTGTAGGGCTTGAGGGCTCCCAGAGGGGAAGGGGGGTTCAGGGGTCCCAGAGGCGAtggcggcagcaacagcagcatctgAAACTTCCTTCCCCCGCCTTGTCCGCAGGTTACTTCCGGGACAACATCTTGTGCCACTTCTGTGCCAGCATGATCAGTGGTTTGGTGACGACTGCAGCCTCCATGCCGGTGGATATTGCCAAGACCAGGTCAGGGTCCAGGAGGGCAGGAAGTGGGTCTTgggtctgctggggggggggaggaagagcagCCTTTGGGGGCGGGTAATGAGGTCAGGGAGGGAGAGGGCAGCCTGGGATTGACCCTCttctttgtaaaaaataataatactaaagtagtagtagtactaataataataataataataatttttatttataccctgtgctccccggccaaagccgggctcagggcagctaacaccagtaaaattacagtaaaaacataataggggaaaaaacacaccaatttaaaatacaggttaaaatgcaatttaaaatgcgcCTCAtttaaaagtagctgataaatcaagaccataaggggagggaaacataagggtcagactgagtccaaaccaaaggccaggcagaacagctctgtcttgcaggccctgcgaaaagatgtgaaatcccgcagggccctagtctcttgggacagagcgtcccaccaagtcggggccagtactgaaaaggccctggccttagttgagaccaatctaacctccttgaggctcgggacctccaaaatgttgtcatttgtggaccttattAAATGCATAACAAGAAGAACATCCCCAAATTTCAGTTTCAAGAGAAACGGAACAATTGAGCCCGATCAGGTACAGGGTAGGGAGACAAAaggcaagaagaaaaatattgcaaGAGGCAGGTGCCAAACAGGCAATTTGTTCCTGATCTATTTATGGCATTTAAAccgccttttcctccaaggagctcaagctgattcctcgtttaatccccacaacgaccTTGTgcggtaggccaggctgagagaccTCAGTGGCTGACCCCCCAAGGTCATACCCAAGCGAGCTCCATGCCTGAGTGGAGGATTCGAACCCCAgcctctcccagctcctagtccaacactcccaCAACTGTTCCGCACTGGCCGGAAGCGGTTTCAGCAGCAGAGGGTGTGCATctacccccttctcttttttttgcatttccccctccagGATCCAGAACATGCGGATGATTGATGGGAAGCCGGAGTACCGGAacgggctggtgagtgtgggccgggctcttttgggggggatccctcctctcttccccaccccagtcaGGGAAGCACGGAAGCCCCCATGGGGTTTGGCAGTGGGGGGAAAGAGGTTTATAGTCCTCAAGGATGCACAACATCAGTTTGGCAGCGAGCAACTGCTCAGCAGAgctgtctggaggcggttggaggatggatggcggctaacagattgaggttgaatgctggcaagacagaagtacttgggggacaggggacgggtgggtgtgggggactccctggtcctgaatggggcaactgtgcccccgaaggaccaggtgcgcagcctgggagtcattctggactcaccgctgtccatggaggcgcaggtcagttctgtgtccagggcagctccatttggt comes from Podarcis raffonei isolate rPodRaf1 chromosome 13, rPodRaf1.pri, whole genome shotgun sequence and encodes:
- the SLC25A11 gene encoding mitochondrial 2-oxoglutarate/malate carrier protein — its product is MAASGPGKPKTSPKSVKFLFGGLAGMAATVFVQPLDLVKNRMQLSGEGAKTKEYKTSFHAVGSILRKEGVRGIYTGLSAGLLRQATYTTTRLGIYTILFEKLTSSDGTPPNFFMKAVIGMTAGAIGAFVGTPAEVALIRMTADGRLPPDQRRGYTNVFNALLRITREEGVPTLWRGCVPTMARAVVVNAAQLASYSQSKQFLLDSGYFRDNILCHFCASMISGLVTTAASMPVDIAKTRIQNMRMIDGKPEYRNGLDVLVKVIRYEGFFSLWKGFTPYYARLGPHTVLTFIFLEQMNKFYKQFFLSA